Proteins encoded together in one Bacteroides zoogleoformans window:
- a CDS encoding GumC domain-containing protein has translation MTKNKSLIIVGTILVLLLIGVTVLLISEKKTNYELTQEFQLEKEDLENQYTDFAKQYDELKLSVSNDSLSVLLEQEQLKTQRLLEELRTVKSSNATEIRRLKKELASLRKVMIGYINQIDSLNRLTAQQKEIIADVTQKYNAASRQISNLAEEKRNLTKTVTLAAQLDATNISVQATNKRGKIAKKVKDVVKLKIGFSIVKNITAETGERTLYIRITKPDNDVLTKNLSNTFTYENRNLAYSIKKYIEYNGEEQAVSVYWDVEEFLYAGTYRADIFAEGTLIGSQSFVLE, from the coding sequence ATGACAAAGAACAAATCCCTGATTATTGTAGGAACCATATTGGTGCTGTTGCTAATCGGAGTCACCGTCTTGCTGATTTCCGAAAAGAAAACCAACTACGAACTGACACAGGAATTTCAACTGGAGAAAGAAGACTTGGAGAACCAGTATACCGACTTCGCCAAGCAATACGACGAACTGAAGTTGAGTGTTTCCAACGACTCCTTGTCTGTTCTTTTGGAGCAGGAACAACTGAAGACCCAACGTCTTCTGGAAGAGTTGCGCACCGTTAAAAGCAGCAACGCCACCGAAATACGACGTCTTAAAAAAGAATTGGCTTCCCTGCGCAAAGTCATGATTGGCTACATCAACCAAATTGATTCTTTGAATCGCCTCACGGCCCAACAGAAAGAAATCATAGCCGACGTCACTCAGAAATACAATGCAGCTTCCCGACAAATCAGCAACTTAGCCGAAGAAAAGAGGAATCTGACCAAAACCGTGACCCTCGCCGCCCAACTGGATGCCACCAACATCTCTGTGCAAGCCACCAATAAACGAGGGAAAATTGCCAAAAAAGTCAAAGATGTCGTGAAGCTTAAAATCGGCTTCAGCATCGTGAAGAACATTACAGCCGAAACAGGCGAACGCACTCTATACATCCGCATCACCAAGCCTGACAACGATGTGCTGACCAAGAACCTGTCCAATACCTTTACATACGAAAATCGCAATCTGGCATACTCCATCAAAAAGTATATAGAATATAATGGGGAAGAACAAGCCGTCAGCGTTTACTGGGATGTGGAAGAGTTTCTTTATGCCGGCACCTATCGGGCAGATATCTTCGCAGAGGGCACCCTCATCGGTTCACAATCATTCGTATTGGAATAA
- a CDS encoding HipA domain-containing protein translates to MEDDHAKNFAFIYHDGDWHFAPAFDLLPSDGINGFRTTSINDRIEPTKEDLFAVTVKVGLNEKEAVEVFEEIQGILSMAFDQSF, encoded by the coding sequence GTGGAAGATGACCACGCCAAGAATTTTGCTTTCATCTATCATGATGGCGATTGGCATTTCGCTCCGGCATTCGACCTGTTGCCAAGTGATGGAATAAACGGCTTCCGTACGACTTCTATCAATGATCGCATTGAACCTACAAAAGAAGATTTATTTGCTGTGACGGTAAAAGTTGGGTTAAATGAAAAGGAGGCTGTGGAAGTTTTTGAGGAAATACAAGGTATATTATCGATGGCATTTGACCAGAGTTTCTAA
- a CDS encoding helix-turn-helix domain-containing protein, whose product MAKNTMGTKLPRKLEQKMSVVGEQIKLARLRRNLSVAQVAERATCSPLTVFRIEKGAPTVAIGIYLRVLYALQLDDDILWLAKEDKLGKALQDLSLKTRERASKKE is encoded by the coding sequence ATGGCAAAGAATACAATGGGAACAAAGTTGCCCCGAAAATTGGAGCAGAAGATGTCGGTTGTGGGAGAGCAGATTAAACTGGCTCGATTGCGGAGGAATCTGAGTGTGGCTCAGGTGGCGGAACGTGCCACCTGTTCCCCGTTGACCGTGTTTCGAATAGAGAAAGGCGCACCGACAGTAGCAATCGGAATATACTTGCGAGTGCTGTATGCTCTGCAGCTTGACGATGATATTCTGTGGCTGGCCAAAGAAGATAAATTAGGAAAAGCTTTGCAGGATTTGAGTTTGAAGACAAGGGAACGTGCCTCGAAAAAAGAGTAA
- a CDS encoding TolC family protein has translation MKKSLCFIWLIGLTIPAFSQRTLSLDSCRALAISNNKELQISREKIKAAHYQKKAAFTNYLPNISATGSYIRNQKELSILSDAQKGALSGIGTTLSTPLGKAIQGIAQVNPQLGGLLGQLGQGMEGALNNAGSSIVEAFRTDTRNMYAGALTLTQPLYMGGKIRAYNKITRYAEELAQQQHNTGLQEIILSTDQIYWQVVSLAHKKKLAEGYLELLQKLDSDVDKMIAQGVATKADGLSVKVKVNEAEMTLTKVTDGLSLSKMLLCQLCGLDLSTSVTLEDEQREDLSPNPVSAKVIDIENVYANRPEVRSLELATRIYRQKVNVTRAEHLPSMALMGGYMVSNPSLFNGFEKKFKGMWNVGVMVSVPIWHWGEGLYKVKAAKSEARIAQYQLDEAKEKIELQVNQSAFKVNEAAKKLAMAEKNLEKANENLRYANLGFEEGVIAASNVLEAHTAWLSAQSDKIDAQIDVKLTEVYLKKAMGQLAVAHP, from the coding sequence ATGAAAAAGTCATTATGTTTCATCTGGTTAATAGGCCTGACCATCCCGGCATTCTCACAGAGGACACTCAGCCTGGATAGTTGCCGTGCTTTAGCCATTTCCAACAACAAAGAATTACAGATAAGCCGTGAAAAAATAAAGGCGGCCCACTATCAAAAAAAGGCGGCATTCACCAACTACCTTCCCAACATTTCGGCAACCGGCAGCTACATACGCAACCAGAAAGAACTGTCCATACTCAGTGATGCGCAAAAAGGAGCATTGTCCGGCATAGGCACTACTCTGAGCACTCCATTGGGGAAAGCCATACAAGGCATAGCACAAGTCAATCCGCAATTGGGAGGTTTGTTAGGACAACTCGGGCAAGGCATGGAGGGTGCACTCAACAATGCGGGAAGTTCAATCGTAGAAGCTTTCCGCACAGATACCCGCAACATGTATGCAGGGGCACTCACACTCACTCAACCACTCTATATGGGAGGAAAGATACGTGCTTATAATAAAATCACCCGATATGCCGAAGAGCTGGCACAACAGCAACACAACACCGGCCTGCAAGAAATCATCCTAAGCACCGATCAGATTTACTGGCAGGTAGTGTCACTCGCTCACAAAAAGAAACTGGCCGAAGGATACTTGGAATTATTGCAGAAGCTGGATAGCGATGTCGATAAAATGATTGCCCAGGGGGTTGCCACCAAAGCGGACGGCCTTTCGGTAAAAGTCAAGGTGAACGAAGCGGAAATGACACTGACTAAAGTGACTGACGGACTGAGCCTTTCTAAGATGTTGCTATGCCAGCTGTGCGGCCTTGACCTCAGCACCTCCGTAACATTGGAAGATGAACAGAGAGAAGACTTGTCTCCCAATCCCGTGTCCGCCAAGGTTATAGATATTGAAAACGTATATGCCAACCGTCCCGAAGTGCGCAGTCTGGAACTTGCCACCCGAATCTACCGGCAGAAAGTAAACGTGACCCGTGCCGAACACCTGCCATCCATGGCTTTGATGGGAGGATACATGGTGTCCAACCCCTCTCTCTTCAACGGATTTGAGAAGAAATTCAAAGGCATGTGGAATGTAGGGGTCATGGTTTCCGTTCCTATCTGGCATTGGGGAGAGGGGTTATATAAAGTGAAAGCGGCCAAATCCGAAGCACGGATAGCCCAATATCAGCTGGACGAAGCCAAAGAAAAAATAGAACTGCAAGTCAACCAATCCGCCTTCAAGGTAAATGAAGCCGCCAAAAAGCTGGCTATGGCCGAGAAGAACCTTGAAAAGGCCAACGAAAACCTCCGGTATGCCAACCTCGGTTTTGAAGAAGGTGTAATCGCCGCAAGCAACGTTCTTGAGGCTCATACTGCCTGGCTGTCGGCTCAATCGGACAAGATAGACGCACAAATAGACGTGAAGCTTACCGAAGTCTACCTGAAGAAGGCTATGGGACAACTTGCCGTAGCGCACCCCTGA
- a CDS encoding HlyD family secretion protein, translated as MDTKSQNSNMLLAFLTLIGIIALVAIVGFFMLRKGPEIVQGQAEVTEYRVSSKVPGRILEFRVKEGQSVNAGDTLAILEAPDVQAKLEQARAAEAAAQAQNEKALKGARQEQIQAAYEMWQKARAGLAIAERSYKRVKNLQEQGVMTAQKLDEVTAQLDAAKATEKAANAQYNMARNGAEREDKAAAAALVERAKGAVAEVESYIKETYLIAQTAGEVSEIFPKVGELVGTGAPIMNIAVMNTMWVTFNVREDLLVGLSMDTEFEAFIPALDKNILLKVYYMKDLGTYAAWKATKTTGQFDLKTFEVKASPMEKVEGLRPGMSVIWKK; from the coding sequence ATGGATACAAAATCACAAAACAGTAACATGCTGCTGGCTTTCCTCACATTGATAGGAATCATAGCCTTAGTAGCCATTGTGGGTTTCTTTATGCTACGCAAAGGGCCGGAAATCGTACAAGGACAAGCAGAAGTAACGGAGTATCGTGTCTCAAGCAAGGTTCCGGGACGTATTCTGGAATTTCGCGTCAAAGAAGGACAAAGCGTAAATGCCGGCGATACGCTGGCCATTCTGGAAGCTCCGGACGTACAAGCCAAATTGGAGCAAGCACGTGCCGCCGAGGCCGCTGCACAGGCTCAAAACGAAAAAGCCCTGAAAGGTGCCCGGCAGGAACAGATACAAGCCGCCTACGAAATGTGGCAGAAAGCACGTGCCGGACTTGCCATTGCCGAAAGATCGTATAAACGGGTGAAGAACTTACAGGAGCAAGGCGTGATGACGGCTCAGAAATTGGATGAGGTCACCGCTCAGCTTGATGCCGCCAAAGCCACAGAAAAGGCCGCCAATGCACAGTACAACATGGCCAGGAACGGTGCGGAACGCGAAGACAAAGCTGCTGCCGCAGCGTTGGTGGAGCGCGCCAAAGGAGCCGTGGCCGAAGTGGAATCGTACATCAAAGAGACGTACTTGATTGCTCAGACAGCCGGTGAGGTATCGGAAATCTTCCCCAAAGTAGGCGAACTCGTAGGCACAGGTGCCCCCATCATGAACATTGCCGTGATGAACACCATGTGGGTAACCTTCAATGTACGCGAAGACTTGTTGGTGGGGCTAAGCATGGATACTGAATTCGAAGCCTTTATTCCCGCCCTCGACAAAAACATCCTGCTGAAAGTGTATTACATGAAAGACCTCGGCACCTATGCCGCTTGGAAAGCGACGAAGACCACCGGTCAGTTCGACCTGAAAACATTCGAGGTGAAAGCTTCTCCGATGGAAAAGGTAGAAGGGTTACGCCCGGGCATGTCTGTAATATGGAAGAAATGA
- a CDS encoding ABC transporter permease, producing MVNSKSKYSFLLDVMKRECRRLVSRPLYLFCMVIAPLFCYLFFTTLMDSGLPTDMPVGVVDQDQSATSRRLTRNLDAFEQTAVVAHYPDVREARTAMQRGEIYGFYYIPEGTSSKAQAQRQPKLSFYTNNTMLIAGSLLFKDMKMMSELAAGSAARTTLYAKGATEDQAMGFLQPIVIDTHPLNNPWLNYSVYLCNTFAPGILMLLIFMVTVYSIGVEIKDRTAREWLSMGNDSIWISLAGKLLPHTAVFFLMGVLYNVYLYGFLHFPCNSGILPMLLATLCLVLASQSMGILMIGTLPTLRLGLSFASLWGVLSFSMCGLSFPAMAMHPTLQALTNLFPLRHYFLIYVDQALNGYPMIYSWVNYVALLIFMILPFLISGRLKEALVYYKYVP from the coding sequence ATGGTAAACAGTAAATCCAAATATTCTTTCTTACTTGACGTGATGAAGCGCGAGTGCCGCCGCCTCGTCTCCCGTCCGCTATATCTGTTCTGCATGGTGATAGCACCACTGTTTTGCTACTTGTTCTTCACCACGCTGATGGACTCCGGATTGCCCACAGACATGCCTGTGGGAGTGGTAGATCAAGACCAGAGCGCCACTTCCCGCCGGCTGACACGCAACCTCGACGCCTTTGAGCAAACCGCTGTCGTGGCTCATTACCCCGACGTCAGAGAAGCCCGTACCGCCATGCAACGGGGAGAGATTTACGGTTTCTACTATATCCCCGAAGGCACTTCGTCCAAAGCGCAGGCACAACGACAGCCTAAACTGTCTTTCTACACCAACAATACCATGCTCATAGCAGGCTCGCTGCTTTTCAAGGACATGAAGATGATGAGCGAACTGGCGGCAGGCTCCGCAGCCCGCACCACACTTTATGCCAAAGGAGCCACCGAAGACCAAGCCATGGGTTTCCTGCAACCTATCGTCATCGATACGCATCCGCTCAACAACCCGTGGCTGAACTACTCCGTATACCTGTGCAACACCTTTGCGCCGGGTATATTGATGCTGCTGATTTTCATGGTGACCGTTTATTCCATCGGAGTTGAGATAAAAGACCGCACAGCTCGCGAATGGCTGTCTATGGGCAATGACTCCATCTGGATATCCCTTGCGGGTAAATTGCTTCCGCATACAGCCGTGTTCTTTCTGATGGGTGTGCTATACAATGTCTATCTGTATGGTTTCCTGCACTTTCCTTGTAACAGCGGCATTCTGCCCATGTTGCTGGCCACCCTCTGTCTGGTACTGGCATCGCAAAGTATGGGGATATTGATGATAGGTACCTTGCCCACCCTCCGTTTAGGACTCAGCTTTGCCTCTCTGTGGGGAGTACTCTCCTTCTCCATGTGCGGACTGTCGTTCCCCGCCATGGCTATGCATCCCACCCTGCAAGCGTTGACCAACCTTTTCCCCTTGCGCCACTACTTCCTGATTTATGTAGATCAGGCACTGAACGGCTATCCTATGATTTATTCATGGGTCAACTATGTGGCATTGTTGATTTTCATGATACTCCCATTCCTCATCTCCGGCAGACTGAAGGAAGCATTGGTTTACTATAAATACGTACCCTGA
- a CDS encoding ABC transporter permease, with protein sequence MKELTFKQKVTQGIRDLFYIWKQEFRTTFRDQGVLIFFVLVPLVYPIIYAFIYTNETIREVPAVVVDNSRSSLSREYLRKVNASPEVDIAAYCADMEEARQMLKERKAYGIIYIPSSFSDDIVRGKQTQVSLFCDMSGLLYYKSLLMANTNVSLAMNADIKVERTTNTTNRQDEITTYPLEYEDVALYNPTNGFAAFLIPAVLMLIIQQTLLLGIGLSVGTAREKNRFKDLIPINRHYNGTLRIVMGKGLSYFMVYSLVAVYILCVVPHLFSLNQIAIPGVLTLFALPYLSACIFFAMTASIAIRNRETCMLLFVFTSVPLLFLSGISWPGSAMPAFWRYFSYIFPSTFGINGYVRINSMGATLNEVAFEYHALWLQTGIYFITTCAVYRWQILKSRKHLIEEYKRHKIQKEE encoded by the coding sequence ATGAAAGAGTTGACATTCAAGCAAAAAGTGACACAAGGCATCCGTGACTTGTTCTATATATGGAAACAAGAATTCCGCACCACCTTCCGCGACCAGGGCGTACTCATCTTTTTCGTGCTCGTCCCGCTGGTCTATCCGATAATATATGCCTTCATCTATACCAACGAAACTATCCGGGAAGTGCCTGCCGTAGTGGTAGATAATTCACGTTCCTCGCTGAGCCGCGAATATCTGCGGAAAGTGAACGCCTCTCCCGAGGTGGACATTGCAGCTTATTGCGCGGATATGGAGGAAGCCAGACAGATGTTGAAAGAGCGGAAAGCCTATGGCATTATCTACATCCCCTCCTCCTTCAGCGACGACATTGTGCGCGGCAAGCAGACGCAAGTCAGCCTTTTCTGCGACATGAGCGGACTGCTCTACTACAAATCTTTGCTGATGGCCAACACCAACGTGTCGTTGGCAATGAATGCGGATATAAAAGTAGAACGCACGACCAACACCACCAACCGTCAGGACGAGATTACCACCTACCCGTTGGAATACGAAGATGTGGCTCTTTACAACCCCACCAACGGTTTTGCCGCTTTCCTTATTCCGGCCGTATTGATGCTGATCATACAGCAAACCTTATTGCTGGGCATCGGTTTGTCTGTAGGAACCGCCCGAGAGAAGAATCGTTTCAAGGATTTGATACCCATCAACCGTCACTACAACGGCACCCTGCGCATCGTTATGGGAAAAGGGCTGAGCTACTTCATGGTTTATTCGTTGGTAGCCGTATACATCTTGTGTGTGGTTCCTCATCTTTTCAGCCTCAACCAGATTGCCATACCCGGCGTACTGACGTTGTTCGCTCTACCCTATCTGTCAGCCTGCATTTTCTTTGCCATGACAGCGTCCATTGCCATCCGCAATCGCGAGACATGCATGCTATTGTTCGTTTTCACCTCCGTGCCATTGCTGTTTCTCTCCGGCATTTCGTGGCCGGGAAGCGCCATGCCGGCTTTTTGGAGATATTTCTCGTACATCTTCCCTTCCACCTTCGGAATCAACGGATATGTACGCATCAACAGCATGGGAGCCACGCTCAACGAGGTCGCTTTCGAGTATCATGCCCTGTGGCTGCAAACAGGCATCTATTTCATCACCACCTGTGCGGTATATCGCTGGCAGATACTGAAAAGCAGGAAGCATCTGATTGAAGAATACAAAAGACACAAGATACAAAAGGAAGAATAA
- a CDS encoding cyclophilin-like fold protein, whose product MNIQVNGRVLTATLVDNSSTAALLEQLAKGTITYEAHDYGNFEKVGDIGIELPQNNTDITTQPGDIILYQGRNICIYYDRNRWNFTRIGKIDNITRQELMRILGTGNCTVTLSLPPDQ is encoded by the coding sequence ATGAACATACAAGTAAACGGTCGCGTGCTGACAGCTACGCTCGTGGACAACTCTTCAACCGCAGCCTTGCTGGAGCAACTTGCAAAGGGCACCATCACTTACGAGGCCCACGACTATGGAAACTTCGAGAAAGTGGGAGATATCGGTATCGAACTGCCACAAAACAATACCGACATCACTACCCAACCGGGTGACATCATTCTTTATCAAGGGCGCAACATCTGTATTTACTACGACCGCAACAGATGGAATTTCACACGCATTGGAAAGATTGACAACATCACCCGGCAAGAACTGATGCGCATACTTGGCACAGGCAACTGCACTGTAACGCTTTCGCTGCCCCCTGACCAATGA
- a CDS encoding class I SAM-dependent methyltransferase, with translation MEDYYKTNKEAWNARTKIHLRSSFYDLDKFKREVKSVPDLDVSLLGDIRGKSILHLQCHFGMDTLSLSKMGANVVGVDFSEEAIQTAEALNAKLGLNAQFCCCNIYDAPAVLRGQQFDIVYTSYGVVNWLPDLVQWGQVISQMLKDDGKFVIVEFHPVLWMFNEDFSQVRYAYSRKKPYVVEETTYTDSETDNRQKTVTWNHGLAEVLNGLLRNGLQIKSFGEYDYSPFNLFGNMITQKNGTFKIAGKSGRIPMSFSVVAMKTFNVIENHDKK, from the coding sequence ATGGAAGATTATTATAAGACGAACAAAGAAGCGTGGAATGCAAGGACAAAGATACATTTGCGTTCCTCATTTTATGATTTGGATAAATTCAAGAGAGAGGTAAAGTCTGTTCCCGACTTGGATGTATCTTTGCTGGGTGACATTCGAGGAAAGTCTATTCTGCATCTTCAATGTCATTTCGGAATGGATACACTTTCCTTATCAAAGATGGGAGCCAATGTAGTGGGGGTAGATTTCTCGGAAGAGGCTATACAAACGGCAGAGGCTTTGAACGCGAAATTAGGACTAAATGCACAATTCTGCTGCTGCAATATCTACGATGCACCTGCCGTGCTGCGAGGGCAACAGTTTGACATTGTATATACATCTTATGGCGTTGTTAATTGGCTGCCCGACTTAGTTCAATGGGGACAGGTGATTTCACAGATGTTGAAGGACGATGGAAAGTTCGTTATCGTGGAATTTCACCCCGTATTGTGGATGTTCAATGAAGATTTCTCGCAAGTCCGATATGCTTATTCGCGCAAAAAGCCTTACGTTGTGGAAGAAACCACCTATACAGATTCGGAAACGGATAATCGGCAAAAAACTGTTACGTGGAACCATGGGCTGGCTGAAGTTTTGAACGGCTTGCTCCGCAATGGTTTGCAGATAAAGTCTTTCGGAGAGTATGACTACTCGCCCTTCAACTTGTTTGGAAATATGATAACCCAAAAGAACGGAACGTTCAAAATTGCCGGAAAGAGTGGCAGAATACCTATGTCTTTTTCTGTTGTCGCCATGAAAACTTTTAATGTGATAGAAAATCATGACAAAAAGTAA
- a CDS encoding DNA alkylation repair protein: protein MEIKNILNGILQIEHGFQHILDGADEIFSTCSKEQCLELAFELFKNEAYQPRMLATTILGSLATEDNNALYFLKERISTDENWRVQEMLAKAFDEVCKHRGYEVSLPLIEEWMNDNNPNVIRAVTEGLRIWTSRPFFKENPSVAIALIAKHRAHASEYLRKSVGNALKDISKKHCELIRAEVQQWDLSDPRVLFTYKLATKLLK from the coding sequence ATGGAGATTAAGAACATACTAAACGGAATACTGCAAATAGAGCATGGTTTCCAGCATATCCTTGATGGGGCTGATGAAATTTTTTCAACATGCTCGAAGGAACAATGTCTTGAACTTGCTTTCGAACTATTCAAGAACGAAGCCTATCAACCTCGAATGTTGGCAACAACGATATTGGGTAGTTTGGCAACAGAGGATAATAACGCACTTTATTTTCTGAAAGAGCGAATAAGCACCGATGAAAATTGGCGTGTGCAGGAAATGCTTGCAAAGGCTTTTGATGAAGTTTGTAAACACAGAGGGTATGAAGTTTCCTTACCTCTCATCGAAGAATGGATGAACGATAATAATCCTAATGTTATCCGTGCTGTAACGGAAGGATTAAGGATTTGGACAAGTCGCCCGTTCTTCAAAGAAAATCCATCGGTGGCTATCGCTCTAATCGCTAAGCACAGAGCACATGCGAGCGAGTATCTTCGGAAATCCGTGGGAAACGCTTTGAAGGATATAAGCAAGAAACATTGTGAATTGATACGAGCCGAAGTACAGCAATGGGATTTATCCGACCCACGCGTTCTGTTTACGTATAAACTTGCAACGAAGTTGTTGAAATAA
- a CDS encoding SGNH/GDSL hydrolase family protein: protein MRTKVFLSGLLLAVVANAQVVYHDASAFPLLGKATESTLTRYERLPDSLQSVSRKPLWELGRNSAGLAVRFRSNSTCIAARWETRNNFRMNHMTPTGICGLDLYYLQDGQWMFAGSGRPSGKLTEAVIVRNMLPEEREYLLYLPLYDGAVSLAIGVDSLSMIDRPAVDLPKREKPVAFYGTSILQGGCASRPGMAHTNILERRLNRECINLGFSGNALLDLEIADVLAGVDAALFVLDFVPNAGVTHIKERADKFYSIIRGKHPDTPILFVEDPIFVHAALDTKIAKEIKEKNEALGAFFRSLQQRGEKNIYLLSSRDIIGHDGEATVDGIHFTDLGFMRYAEVLYPICSKLIFQ, encoded by the coding sequence ATGAGAACTAAAGTTTTTTTATCGGGCTTGTTGCTGGCTGTCGTCGCCAATGCCCAGGTTGTTTATCATGATGCTTCCGCTTTCCCTCTGCTGGGCAAAGCCACGGAATCTACTCTTACCCGTTACGAACGCTTGCCGGATTCTTTGCAGTCCGTTTCCCGCAAACCGCTGTGGGAGTTGGGGCGCAATAGTGCCGGACTTGCCGTGCGTTTCCGTTCCAACTCCACTTGCATTGCCGCCCGTTGGGAGACACGGAATAATTTCCGGATGAACCACATGACGCCCACCGGCATCTGCGGACTCGACCTTTACTACCTGCAAGACGGCCAATGGATGTTTGCCGGCAGCGGTCGTCCATCAGGGAAGCTCACTGAGGCAGTTATTGTCCGAAACATGTTGCCCGAAGAGCGCGAATACCTCTTGTATCTGCCATTGTACGACGGGGCCGTCTCGCTTGCCATCGGCGTGGATTCTCTGTCGATGATAGACAGACCGGCGGTTGATTTGCCGAAGCGTGAAAAGCCCGTCGCATTTTACGGCACCAGCATCTTGCAGGGCGGTTGCGCCTCCCGTCCCGGCATGGCACATACCAATATCCTGGAGCGTCGGCTCAATCGTGAGTGCATCAATCTGGGGTTCAGCGGCAATGCCTTGCTCGACTTGGAGATAGCCGACGTATTGGCAGGTGTGGATGCCGCCTTGTTTGTGCTCGACTTTGTTCCCAATGCCGGTGTGACACATATCAAAGAGCGTGCGGACAAGTTTTATTCCATCATTCGTGGCAAGCATCCCGATACTCCGATACTTTTTGTAGAAGACCCGATTTTCGTCCACGCTGCCCTCGACACAAAAATTGCAAAGGAGATAAAAGAGAAGAATGAGGCATTGGGCGCTTTCTTCCGCTCTTTGCAGCAACGCGGCGAAAAGAATATCTACCTGCTCTCTTCGCGCGACATCATCGGACACGACGGAGAAGCAACGGTAGATGGCATTCACTTTACCGATTTGGGGTTTATGCGGTATGCAGAGGTGCTTTATCCCATCTGTAGTAAACTGATATTTCAGTAA